A window of the Pseudomonas fluorescens genome harbors these coding sequences:
- a CDS encoding DUF523 domain-containing protein: MHRILVSRCLLGHRVRYDGGASGPFDLLEHWIAEGRVVPLCPEVAGGLPTPRAAAEIPGGQGSEVLDGLASVITTEGEDVSAQFLDGARQALALVQKHGIRVAVLKANSPSCGNLLTYDGTFSGVKVSGEGVTAALLKRHGVQVFSELELVEAAVALAALG, from the coding sequence ATGCACAGGATTCTGGTCAGTCGCTGCCTGCTGGGGCACCGCGTGCGTTACGACGGTGGGGCCAGCGGGCCGTTCGATCTGCTGGAGCATTGGATTGCGGAAGGTCGGGTAGTGCCGCTGTGTCCGGAAGTGGCTGGTGGTTTGCCGACGCCACGAGCGGCGGCAGAAATTCCGGGCGGGCAGGGCAGTGAAGTGCTGGACGGACTCGCCTCGGTGATCACTACCGAGGGCGAAGATGTCAGTGCGCAGTTTCTCGACGGTGCGCGGCAGGCGCTGGCGCTGGTGCAAAAACACGGGATCCGGGTGGCGGTGCTCAAGGCCAACAGTCCGTCGTGCGGAAATCTGTTGACCTATGACGGGACGTTCAGTGGGGTGAAGGTGAGTGGCGAGGGGGTTACGGCCGCGTTGCTGAAGCGCCATGGGGTGCAGGTCTTCAGTGAGCTTGAGTTGGTTGAGGCTGCGGTGGCTTTGGCGGCTTTGGGTTGA
- a CDS encoding transporter substrate-binding domain-containing protein: MRFLPGLICLLPLLSPLAHAELIDDVNDRGELRIALEANTPPFNFKDGDTLTGFEVELGQLLANELDVRADFIVTDEADLLQGVESGKYDVALNHIALTPELKERFDVSEPYTQVNAQLLAKKDEQPRPMVLVQALTEEKPKAGPPVDLAIPFQKGNPAFHASLENALQRIRADGRLEALAQKWLKP; this comes from the coding sequence ATGCGTTTTCTGCCTGGCCTGATCTGCCTGCTTCCCCTTCTGAGCCCTCTGGCTCACGCCGAACTGATTGATGACGTCAACGACCGTGGCGAGTTGCGCATAGCCCTTGAGGCTAATACACCGCCCTTCAATTTCAAGGACGGCGACACGCTCACAGGGTTCGAGGTCGAGCTTGGGCAACTGCTGGCCAACGAACTGGATGTACGTGCCGACTTCATCGTCACGGACGAAGCCGATCTGCTCCAGGGCGTTGAAAGCGGCAAGTACGACGTCGCGCTCAACCACATAGCACTGACACCTGAGCTCAAGGAACGTTTCGACGTCAGCGAACCTTACACACAGGTGAATGCACAATTGCTGGCGAAAAAGGACGAGCAGCCCCGGCCGATGGTGCTGGTGCAGGCGCTGACTGAAGAGAAACCGAAGGCCGGGCCGCCGGTGGATCTGGCGATTCCGTTTCAGAAGGGCAACCCGGCGTTTCACGCGAGTCTGGAGAATGCGTTGCAGCGGATCAGGGCGGATGGGCGGCTGGAGGCGTTGGCGCAGAAGTGGTTGAAACCTTAG
- a CDS encoding DUF6436 domain-containing protein yields MRSPYRTALFASLLAIVCAGVLWAAYDWFQGRYLRAFSEHTAVFSGDPLRLPDDLAGPGNIRLVHFWDPACPCNVGNQQHLTEMVEQFGPKGVEFFAVQKAGSHGQLPATLSNLKTIAVLPGSEQIPASPAVAIWDRSGKLAYFGPYSEGLTCNSSNSFIEPILQALSDDRPVNATHTLAVGCYCPWPAETK; encoded by the coding sequence ATGCGCTCGCCCTACCGCACCGCACTGTTTGCCAGCCTGCTCGCCATCGTGTGTGCCGGCGTGCTGTGGGCTGCGTACGACTGGTTTCAGGGCCGCTATCTGCGCGCTTTCAGCGAACACACCGCTGTGTTTTCCGGCGACCCGTTGCGCCTGCCCGACGACCTCGCCGGCCCCGGCAATATCCGCCTGGTGCACTTCTGGGACCCGGCTTGCCCGTGCAACGTCGGCAATCAACAGCACCTGACCGAAATGGTCGAACAGTTCGGCCCCAAGGGCGTGGAATTCTTCGCCGTGCAGAAGGCCGGCAGCCACGGCCAGTTGCCCGCCACCCTCAGCAATCTCAAAACCATCGCGGTGCTGCCCGGCTCCGAACAGATTCCCGCCAGCCCGGCCGTGGCGATCTGGGACCGCAGCGGCAAGTTGGCGTACTTCGGGCCCTACAGCGAAGGCCTGACATGCAACTCCAGCAACAGCTTTATCGAACCGATCCTGCAAGCGTTGAGTGATGATCGTCCGGTCAATGCGACTCATACGCTGGCGGTCGGTTGCTACTGCCCGTGGCCGGCAGAGACGAAGTAA
- a CDS encoding FAD-binding oxidoreductase, with the protein MTNPALIDELKTLVEPGKVLTDADSLNAYGKDWTKHFAPAPSAIVFPKTIEQVQAVVRWANEHKVALVPSGGRTGLSAAAVAANGEVVVSFDYMNQILDINLTDRTAVCQPGVVTEQLQNAAEEHDLYYPVDFASAGSSQIGGNIGTNAGGIKVIRYGMTRNWVAGMKVVTGKGDVLELNKDLIKNATGYDLRQLFIGAEGTLGFVVEATMRLDRSPKNLTAMVLGTADFDSIMPVLHAFQGKLDLTAFEFFSDKALAKVMGRGDVPAPFETDCPFYALLEFEATTEEVANTALETFEHCVEQGWVLDGVMSQSETQLQNLWKLREYISETISHWTPYKNDISVTVSKVPAFLREIDAIVGEHYPDFEIVWFGHIGDGNLHLNILKPDNLSKDEFFAKCATVNKWVFETVEKYNGSISAEHGVGMTKRDYLTYSRSPVEIEYMKAVKAVFDPNGIMNPGKIFAV; encoded by the coding sequence ATGACCAATCCTGCCCTGATTGATGAACTGAAGACCCTGGTCGAGCCTGGCAAAGTCCTGACCGATGCCGACTCCCTGAACGCTTATGGCAAGGACTGGACCAAGCATTTCGCCCCGGCGCCCAGTGCCATCGTGTTCCCCAAGACCATCGAGCAGGTGCAGGCCGTCGTCCGCTGGGCCAACGAGCATAAAGTGGCGCTGGTGCCGTCGGGCGGGCGAACCGGGCTTTCTGCCGCGGCCGTGGCCGCCAATGGCGAAGTGGTCGTGTCGTTCGACTACATGAACCAGATTCTCGACATCAACCTCACCGACCGCACCGCCGTCTGTCAGCCGGGCGTGGTCACCGAGCAATTGCAGAACGCCGCCGAAGAACATGACTTGTACTACCCGGTGGACTTCGCTTCGGCCGGTTCCAGCCAGATTGGCGGCAACATCGGCACCAATGCCGGCGGGATCAAGGTCATTCGCTACGGCATGACCCGCAACTGGGTCGCAGGCATGAAAGTGGTGACCGGCAAGGGCGATGTGCTGGAACTGAACAAAGACCTGATCAAGAACGCCACCGGTTATGACCTGCGCCAGCTGTTCATCGGCGCCGAAGGCACTCTCGGTTTTGTGGTCGAGGCCACCATGCGCCTGGATCGTTCGCCGAAAAACCTGACCGCGATGGTCCTCGGCACCGCCGATTTCGACTCGATCATGCCGGTGCTGCACGCCTTTCAGGGCAAGCTCGACCTGACCGCGTTCGAATTCTTTTCCGACAAGGCCCTGGCCAAGGTCATGGGCCGTGGCGATGTCCCGGCGCCGTTCGAAACCGACTGCCCGTTCTATGCCTTGCTGGAATTCGAGGCGACCACCGAAGAAGTGGCCAACACCGCACTGGAAACCTTCGAACATTGCGTGGAGCAGGGCTGGGTGCTGGACGGCGTGATGAGCCAGAGCGAAACCCAGTTGCAGAACCTGTGGAAGCTGCGCGAGTACATCTCCGAAACCATCTCTCACTGGACGCCGTACAAGAACGACATCTCGGTCACCGTCTCGAAAGTCCCGGCGTTCCTGCGGGAAATCGACGCGATCGTCGGCGAACACTACCCCGACTTCGAAATCGTCTGGTTCGGCCACATCGGCGACGGCAACCTGCACCTGAACATCCTCAAGCCGGACAACCTGAGCAAGGACGAGTTTTTTGCCAAGTGCGCCACGGTCAACAAGTGGGTGTTCGAAACCGTCGAGAAGTACAACGGTTCGATCTCCGCCGAACACGGTGTGGGCATGACCAAGCGTGACTACTTGACCTACAGCCGCTCGCCGGTGGAAATCGAATACATGAAAGCGGTCAAGGCGGTGTTCGACCCGAACGGCATCATGAACCCGGGCAAGATCTTCGCGGTTTGA
- a CDS encoding DUF4399 domain-containing protein, translating into MKSFMSRAALAGVLMGVSVLASAATPAPKGAEVFIVSPEDGATVPQTFTVKFGVKDIALAPAGDVTKNTGHHHLLIDAKEIVPAGSVVPTDANHMHFGKAQTQADIKLAPGKHTLQLELGDSGHMAFDPPIVSKKITVNVE; encoded by the coding sequence ATGAAAAGCTTTATGTCACGTGCAGCGTTGGCCGGTGTGCTGATGGGTGTTTCGGTACTGGCCAGTGCGGCCACACCGGCACCGAAGGGCGCCGAAGTGTTCATCGTTTCTCCCGAGGACGGAGCCACGGTTCCGCAGACCTTCACGGTCAAGTTCGGTGTAAAGGACATTGCGCTGGCACCGGCCGGTGACGTCACCAAGAACACCGGTCATCACCATCTGCTGATCGATGCCAAGGAAATCGTTCCGGCTGGCTCCGTCGTGCCGACCGACGCCAACCACATGCACTTCGGCAAGGCGCAGACCCAGGCCGACATCAAGCTCGCGCCGGGCAAGCACACTCTGCAACTGGAGCTGGGTGATAGCGGCCATATGGCGTTCGATCCGCCGATCGTGTCGAAGAAGATCACCGTCAACGTCGAATAA
- the serA gene encoding phosphoglycerate dehydrogenase, whose protein sequence is MSKTSLDKSKIKFLLLEGVHQSAVDVLKAAGYTSIEYLTGSLPEAQLKEKIADAHFIGIRSRTQLTEEIFDHAKKLVAVGCFCIGTNQVDLEAARERGIAVFNAPYSNTRSVAELVLAEAILLLRGIPEKNASCHRGGWIKSAANSFEIRGKKLGIVGYGSIGTQLSVLAEGLGMQVFFYDTVTKLPLGNATQVGNLHELLGMSDIVTLHVPETAATQWMIGEKEIRAIKKGGILINAARGTVVELDHLAAAIKDKHLIGAAIDVFPVEPRSNDEEFESPLRGLDNVILTPHIGGSTAEAQANIGLEVAEKLVKYSDNGTSVSSVNFPEVALPAHPGKHRLLHIHENIPGVMSEINKVFAENGINISGQFLQTNEKVGYVVIDVDAEYSELAQEKLQHVNGTIRSRVLF, encoded by the coding sequence ATGAGCAAGACTTCTCTCGATAAGAGCAAGATCAAGTTCCTTCTTCTCGAAGGCGTCCACCAATCGGCTGTCGACGTCCTCAAGGCGGCGGGCTACACCAGCATCGAATACCTGACAGGCTCCCTGCCGGAAGCCCAGCTCAAGGAAAAGATCGCTGACGCTCACTTCATCGGCATTCGTTCGCGCACCCAACTGACCGAAGAGATCTTCGATCACGCGAAGAAACTGGTCGCGGTCGGCTGTTTCTGCATCGGCACCAACCAGGTTGACCTGGAAGCGGCCCGCGAGCGCGGCATCGCCGTGTTCAACGCGCCGTACTCCAACACCCGCTCCGTGGCCGAGCTGGTGCTGGCCGAAGCGATCCTGCTGCTGCGCGGCATCCCTGAGAAAAACGCTTCCTGCCACCGTGGCGGCTGGATCAAGTCCGCAGCCAACTCCTTCGAGATCCGTGGCAAGAAACTGGGCATCGTCGGCTACGGCTCGATCGGGACTCAGCTGTCGGTTCTGGCCGAAGGTCTGGGCATGCAGGTGTTCTTCTACGACACCGTGACCAAGCTGCCACTGGGCAACGCGACCCAGGTCGGCAACCTGCACGAGCTGCTGGGCATGTCCGACATCGTCACCCTGCACGTACCTGAAACCGCTGCGACCCAGTGGATGATCGGCGAGAAGGAAATCCGCGCCATCAAGAAGGGCGGCATCCTGATCAACGCTGCACGCGGTACCGTGGTCGAGCTGGATCACCTGGCCGCTGCGATCAAGGACAAGCACCTGATCGGCGCCGCCATCGACGTGTTCCCGGTCGAGCCGCGTTCCAACGACGAAGAGTTCGAAAGCCCGCTGCGTGGCCTGGACAACGTGATCCTGACCCCGCACATCGGCGGCTCCACCGCTGAAGCGCAGGCCAACATCGGTCTGGAAGTGGCAGAAAAACTGGTCAAGTACAGCGACAACGGTACTTCGGTATCGTCCGTGAACTTCCCGGAAGTGGCCCTGCCGGCTCACCCTGGCAAGCACCGTCTGCTGCACATCCACGAGAACATCCCGGGTGTGATGAGCGAGATCAACAAGGTCTTCGCCGAAAACGGCATCAACATCTCCGGTCAGTTCCTGCAGACCAACGAGAAGGTCGGCTACGTGGTGATCGACGTCGACGCCGAGTACTCGGAGCTGGCGCAAGAGAAGCTGCAACACGTCAACGGCACCATCCGAAGCCGCGTGCTGTTTTAA
- a CDS encoding alpha/beta hydrolase — protein sequence MSVAFDPDHLRASLKPLAEWQPLSEEAKAYQRFYKTDFPERDVWRGMGRFDIDGYQLVSHCWWPAETARATLFLVHGFYDHTGLYRHVIEWALDQGFAVIACDLPGHGLSSGERASIRDFSEYQDALQGLFAEARSIALPQPWHLCGQSTGGAIIVDHVLNHGENSPAQGQLILLAPLVRPRAWGWSQFSYYLLRPFVRGIARRFSENSNDPDFLPFLQADPLQPKRLPTAWVGALSRWINRVEYAKKSPRRPLIVQGQADMTVDWQHNLQVMKWKFDRPQILLLAEARHHLANETAEMREEYFEFLSKRIKGRNP from the coding sequence ATGTCTGTTGCCTTCGATCCCGATCATCTGCGTGCGAGCCTCAAGCCGTTGGCCGAGTGGCAGCCGTTGTCCGAGGAGGCGAAGGCGTATCAGCGGTTCTACAAGACCGACTTTCCGGAGCGCGATGTCTGGCGCGGCATGGGTCGGTTCGATATCGATGGCTATCAACTGGTCAGCCATTGCTGGTGGCCGGCGGAAACGGCCAGGGCCACGCTGTTTCTGGTGCACGGGTTTTATGACCACACCGGCCTCTACCGGCATGTGATCGAGTGGGCGCTGGATCAGGGCTTCGCCGTGATTGCCTGCGATCTGCCGGGGCATGGTCTGTCCAGCGGCGAGCGGGCGAGCATCCGCGACTTCTCCGAATATCAGGATGCGCTGCAAGGCCTGTTCGCCGAGGCACGCTCGATTGCGTTGCCGCAGCCGTGGCATCTGTGCGGGCAAAGTACCGGCGGCGCGATCATTGTCGATCACGTGCTCAATCATGGTGAAAACAGCCCGGCGCAGGGGCAGTTGATTCTGCTGGCGCCGTTGGTGCGTCCGCGTGCCTGGGGCTGGTCGCAGTTCAGTTATTACCTGCTGCGGCCCTTTGTCAGGGGCATCGCCCGGCGTTTCAGCGAGAACTCCAACGACCCGGATTTCTTGCCGTTCCTGCAGGCCGATCCGTTGCAGCCGAAACGCTTGCCGACCGCGTGGGTCGGTGCGTTGTCACGCTGGATCAACCGGGTGGAATACGCGAAGAAAAGTCCGCGCCGGCCGCTGATCGTCCAGGGTCAGGCGGACATGACCGTGGACTGGCAGCACAACCTGCAAGTGATGAAGTGGAAGTTCGACCGGCCACAGATTCTGCTGCTGGCCGAGGCGCGGCATCACCTGGCCAACGAGACGGCGGAAATGCGCGAGGAGTATTTCGAGTTCTTGAGCAAGCGGATCAAGGGCCGCAACCCCTAG
- a CDS encoding DUF2059 domain-containing protein, with protein MRRLLFSLLMFCVLPAWADGHDQLYKVAGWPEQRAHFNDALSAAQQRYQNSLPPAVFQALVNNSNQRFAPQAVDQRAEAQLRKNLADPKPALSFFQSPLGKKIVAAELLATRRDQLAKNAKGLPKMPASDSRLLIIGHLAQALPAREAGAEVSLAIAGVAADSLSSMIPGLLGGGQAQGMLNGQRQRLMDQIGADLNNTLLYVYRDLSDEELEEFATFAESTEGKAYYQAALAAIRAGLAVGQSTSNLSQ; from the coding sequence ATGCGCCGTTTGCTTTTTTCACTGTTGATGTTCTGCGTTTTGCCCGCCTGGGCGGACGGCCACGACCAGTTGTACAAGGTCGCCGGCTGGCCAGAACAACGCGCGCATTTCAACGACGCCCTGAGTGCGGCGCAGCAGCGCTACCAGAACAGCCTGCCGCCAGCGGTGTTTCAGGCGCTGGTGAATAACAGCAACCAGCGCTTCGCCCCTCAGGCCGTGGATCAACGGGCCGAAGCGCAACTGCGCAAGAACCTCGCCGATCCGAAACCGGCCCTGTCGTTCTTTCAGTCACCGCTGGGCAAGAAGATCGTCGCCGCCGAACTGCTGGCGACCCGCCGCGATCAATTGGCGAAAAACGCCAAGGGCCTGCCAAAGATGCCTGCCAGCGACAGCCGCCTGCTGATCATCGGCCACCTCGCCCAGGCCCTGCCCGCCCGTGAAGCCGGTGCCGAAGTCAGCCTGGCGATTGCCGGCGTGGCGGCGGACAGCCTGAGCTCGATGATCCCCGGCCTGCTCGGCGGCGGTCAGGCCCAGGGCATGTTGAACGGTCAACGCCAGCGTCTGATGGATCAGATCGGCGCCGATCTGAACAACACGCTGCTGTATGTCTATCGCGACCTGTCGGATGAAGAACTGGAAGAGTTCGCGACCTTTGCCGAATCCACCGAAGGCAAGGCCTACTATCAGGCCGCGCTGGCCGCGATTCGCGCCGGGCTGGCCGTTGGCCAGAGCACCTCGAACCTCAGTCAGTGA
- a CDS encoding 2OG-Fe(II) oxygenase: MRAMQISSDHPLLLRIVDDLAERGWSQQNIFLPADLTRALAAECRKRDAEGELAPAGVGRGPFSEIREGIRGDHIQWIDPGQADASDRYLNLMDSLREALNRGLFLGLEDFECHFALYPPGAFYRKHVDRFRDDDRRMVSVVIYLNDGWLPEDGGQLRMYLENDRVHDVQPTGGCLVVFLSGEVPHEVLPASRERLSLTGWFRRRGNEPF; this comes from the coding sequence ATGCGCGCCATGCAAATATCCTCTGATCACCCGCTGCTGTTACGTATCGTCGACGACCTGGCCGAGCGCGGCTGGTCGCAGCAGAACATTTTCCTGCCTGCGGATTTGACCCGCGCGCTGGCGGCCGAGTGCCGCAAACGTGACGCCGAAGGTGAACTGGCGCCGGCGGGGGTCGGACGTGGCCCGTTTTCGGAGATCCGCGAGGGGATTCGTGGCGACCATATCCAATGGATCGACCCCGGTCAGGCCGACGCCAGCGACCGCTACCTGAACCTGATGGACAGCCTGCGCGAGGCGCTCAACCGGGGCCTGTTTCTCGGGCTGGAAGACTTCGAGTGCCACTTCGCCCTGTACCCGCCGGGTGCGTTCTACCGCAAGCATGTCGACCGTTTCCGCGACGATGACCGGCGCATGGTCTCGGTGGTGATCTACCTCAATGATGGCTGGCTGCCGGAGGATGGCGGGCAACTGCGCATGTACCTGGAGAATGATCGCGTTCATGACGTACAGCCTACGGGCGGTTGTCTGGTGGTGTTTCTCTCCGGCGAAGTCCCTCATGAAGTGTTGCCAGCCAGCCGCGAGCGGCTGTCGCTGACAGGCTGGTTCCGTCGCCGTGGCAACGAGCCGTTCTGA
- a CDS encoding penicillin acylase family protein, which produces MKRVFTVLALLIVVLLAAGGWYVYSKQPTRQGQVELRNLQGSVTVRYDERGVPHIRAENETDLYRALGYVHAQDRLFQMEAMRRLARGELAEVLGPKLLDTDKLFRSLRIRERAASYVAGLDKQSPAWKALQAYLDGINQYQDSHAAPVEFDVLGIPKRPFTAEDSISVAGYMAYSFAAAFRTEPLLTYVRDQLGADYLNVFDLDWQPKGVLAKGHAGTAPALAAEDWKDLNTLARVSEQALIDNGLPQFEGSNAWVIAGSHSKSAKPLLAGDPHIRFSVPSVWYEAQLSAPGFELYGHHQALVPFAFLGHNLDFGWSLTMFQNDDLDLIAEKVNPDNPDQVWYRGQWTDMVKTEQQIAVKGQAPVTITLRQSPHGPIVNDALGSAAGKTPIAMWWAFLETPNPILEGFYQLNRADTLAKARAAAAKVQAPGLNIVYANAKGDIAWWASALLPKRPAGVKPGFILDGSGNQADKDGYFPFSANPQEENPARGYIVSANFQPVSPTGMEIPGYYNLADRGQQLNRQLADKSVKWDNEANQKLQLGTATGYGPRLLAPLLPVLREVAGNPAEQKLIEQLAQWQGDYPLDSVSATVFNQFLFNLADAAMRDELGSDFFETLLSTRVIDAALPRLAANADSPWWDNRSTPNKETRVDTVRAAWQASMAHLKSTLGDDASGWQWGKAHTLTHGHPLGQQKPLDRIFNVGPFAAPGSHEVPNNLSAKIGPAPWPVTYGPSTRRLVDFADPAHSLTINPVGQSGVPFDSHYDDQAEAYVDGMYVQAHFSEEEVTANTRSTLKLLPKRTEP; this is translated from the coding sequence ATGAAACGCGTCTTCACCGTTCTTGCCTTGCTCATCGTTGTCCTGCTCGCTGCCGGCGGCTGGTATGTCTACAGCAAGCAGCCGACGCGTCAGGGTCAGGTGGAACTGCGCAACCTGCAAGGTTCGGTGACCGTGCGCTACGACGAGCGCGGCGTGCCGCACATCCGGGCCGAAAACGAGACCGACCTCTATCGTGCCCTTGGCTACGTGCACGCCCAGGATCGCCTCTTTCAGATGGAAGCCATGCGCCGCCTGGCCCGGGGCGAGCTGGCCGAAGTGCTCGGGCCGAAACTGCTCGACACCGACAAATTGTTCCGCAGCCTGCGCATCCGCGAGCGCGCCGCCAGTTACGTGGCCGGCCTCGACAAGCAGTCACCGGCGTGGAAGGCCCTGCAAGCCTATCTGGACGGCATCAATCAATATCAGGACTCGCACGCTGCTCCGGTGGAGTTCGACGTGCTGGGCATCCCCAAGCGCCCGTTTACCGCCGAGGACAGCATCAGCGTCGCCGGCTACATGGCCTACAGCTTTGCCGCCGCGTTTCGCACCGAGCCACTGCTGACCTACGTGCGCGATCAACTGGGCGCCGACTACCTCAACGTCTTCGACCTCGACTGGCAGCCCAAGGGCGTGCTCGCCAAAGGCCACGCCGGCACCGCACCGGCCCTCGCCGCCGAAGACTGGAAAGACCTGAACACCCTCGCCCGCGTCAGCGAGCAGGCATTGATCGACAACGGCCTGCCGCAGTTCGAAGGCAGCAACGCCTGGGTCATCGCCGGCAGCCACAGCAAGAGCGCCAAGCCGTTGCTGGCCGGCGATCCGCACATTCGTTTTTCGGTGCCGTCGGTGTGGTACGAGGCGCAGTTGTCGGCGCCGGGTTTTGAACTCTACGGTCATCATCAGGCGCTGGTGCCGTTCGCGTTTCTCGGCCACAACCTGGATTTCGGCTGGAGCCTGACCATGTTCCAGAATGATGACCTGGACCTGATCGCCGAGAAGGTCAATCCGGACAACCCGGATCAGGTCTGGTATCGCGGCCAGTGGACCGACATGGTCAAGACCGAGCAGCAGATCGCCGTGAAAGGCCAGGCGCCAGTGACCATCACCCTGCGTCAGTCGCCCCACGGGCCGATCGTCAACGACGCCCTCGGCAGCGCGGCCGGGAAAACCCCGATTGCGATGTGGTGGGCGTTCCTCGAAACACCGAACCCGATCCTCGAAGGCTTCTACCAGCTCAACCGCGCCGACACCCTGGCCAAGGCTCGCGCCGCCGCCGCCAAGGTGCAGGCGCCGGGGCTGAACATCGTCTACGCCAACGCCAAGGGCGATATCGCGTGGTGGGCCTCGGCGCTGTTGCCCAAGCGTCCGGCAGGGGTGAAGCCTGGTTTCATTCTCGACGGCAGCGGCAATCAGGCGGACAAGGACGGCTACTTCCCGTTCAGCGCCAACCCGCAGGAAGAGAACCCGGCGCGCGGCTATATCGTCTCGGCCAACTTCCAGCCCGTGTCGCCGACCGGCATGGAGATCCCCGGTTACTACAACCTCGCCGACCGTGGCCAGCAGCTCAACCGCCAGCTCGCCGACAAGAGCGTGAAGTGGGACAACGAGGCCAACCAGAAGCTGCAACTGGGCACCGCCACCGGTTATGGCCCGCGTCTGTTGGCGCCGTTGCTGCCGGTACTGCGTGAAGTGGCGGGCAATCCCGCCGAGCAGAAGCTGATCGAACAACTGGCCCAATGGCAAGGCGACTATCCACTGGATTCGGTCAGTGCGACGGTGTTCAACCAGTTCCTGTTCAACCTCGCCGACGCGGCAATGCGCGATGAGCTAGGCAGTGATTTCTTCGAAACCCTGCTGTCGACCCGAGTGATCGATGCGGCCCTGCCCCGGCTCGCGGCAAATGCCGATTCACCGTGGTGGGACAACCGCAGCACGCCGAACAAGGAGACCCGCGTCGACACCGTGCGCGCCGCGTGGCAGGCGAGCATGGCGCACCTGAAGTCGACCCTCGGCGACGACGCTTCCGGCTGGCAATGGGGCAAGGCGCATACGCTGACCCATGGTCATCCGCTGGGTCAGCAGAAGCCGCTGGATCGCATTTTCAACGTCGGCCCTTTCGCCGCACCGGGCTCCCATGAAGTGCCGAACAACCTCTCGGCGAAGATCGGCCCGGCGCCGTGGCCGGTGACCTACGGCCCGTCGACGCGGCGGTTGGTGGACTTCGCTGATCCGGCTCACAGCCTGACGATCAACCCGGTCGGCCAGAGCGGCGTGCCGTTCGACAGTCACTATGACGATCAGGCGGAAGCGTATGTGGACGGGATGTATGTGCAGGCGCATTTCAGTGAGGAAGAGGTGACGGCGAATACGCGCAGTACCTTGAAACTCTTGCCCAAACGTACAGAGCCTTAA
- a CDS encoding GlxA family transcriptional regulator — protein MNRTVAIVVFPGVQALDVSGPMDVFAEANRFLAPEDHYRLDVIGVERGPMACSNGLTLSAHRHFSEASQVYDLLLVAGGPQLPFLDFGETFDGWLREACGRAWRFGSICNGAFMLARAGLLDGRTVTTHWNDAEALAQLCPSSRVEADRLYVEDGQLYTSAGVTAGIDLSLYLLARDHGAEVALSVAKRLVVFTQRSGGQSQFSPFLTPHAEPTSAVAMVQLYVLANLTGDLTIADLANAANMSARNFSRVFAREAKVTPAEFVERARVDAARVMLESTTAPLKTVAYQCGFRDAQHMRSVFSRRLGVTPQQFRLNFAAMV, from the coding sequence ATGAACAGAACCGTCGCCATTGTGGTGTTCCCCGGCGTGCAGGCGCTGGACGTCAGCGGGCCGATGGACGTGTTCGCCGAGGCCAACCGCTTCCTGGCGCCGGAGGATCATTACCGGCTCGACGTGATCGGCGTCGAGCGCGGGCCGATGGCGTGTTCCAACGGGCTGACCCTGAGTGCGCATCGGCATTTCAGCGAAGCGTCGCAGGTTTACGATTTGCTGCTGGTGGCGGGTGGGCCGCAGTTGCCGTTTCTGGATTTCGGCGAGACGTTCGATGGCTGGCTGCGTGAGGCCTGTGGGCGGGCGTGGCGATTCGGCTCGATCTGCAACGGCGCGTTCATGCTCGCCCGTGCAGGATTGCTGGACGGGCGTACGGTCACCACCCACTGGAACGACGCCGAAGCGCTGGCGCAGTTGTGCCCGTCGAGCCGGGTCGAGGCTGATCGGTTGTACGTCGAGGATGGCCAGCTCTACACCTCGGCGGGGGTGACGGCGGGGATCGATCTGTCGCTGTACCTGCTGGCGCGTGATCACGGGGCCGAGGTGGCGTTGAGCGTGGCCAAGCGGCTGGTGGTGTTCACCCAGCGCTCGGGCGGCCAGTCGCAGTTCAGCCCGTTTCTTACGCCCCATGCCGAGCCGACGTCGGCGGTGGCGATGGTGCAGCTGTATGTGCTGGCCAATCTCACGGGCGACCTGACCATCGCCGACCTGGCGAACGCGGCGAACATGAGTGCGCGGAATTTCTCCCGGGTGTTTGCGAGGGAGGCGAAAGTCACTCCGGCGGAGTTCGTCGAGCGGGCTCGGGTGGATGCAGCGCGGGTGATGCTCGAAAGCACCACGGCGCCGCTGAAGACGGTGGCGTATCAGTGCGGGTTTCGTGATGCGCAACATATGCGCAGTGTGTTCAGCCGGCGGCTGGGGGTGACGCCGCAGCAGTTCCGGCTGAATTTTGCGGCGATGGTTTGA